From the Sulfuriferula nivalis genome, the window TGGCATATTCATAAACGGTGTCGATGTCTTGACCATCACATTGTGCGGCTTCGATGTTATAAGCACAGGCACGTTTGTACTGGTCAAGTACAGCAGTAGAACGTTGAATAGAAGTGCCAATGCCATACTGGTTGTTTTCACAAACAAACAGGACTGGTAAGTTCCAAACTTTTGCCATGTTCAGGGTTTCGTGGAATACACCTTGATTGTTAGCAGCATCACCCAGGAAGCAGATGGAAATTTCATCGCCACCTTTCATTTGTATGCCTTTGGCTATGCCTGCAGCCAATGGGAAAGGGCCACCAACCAGCGCGTAACCACCCATGAAGCGGTGCGCAACGTCAAATACGTGCATAGAACCGCCACGCCCTTTGGAGCAGCCTGTTTCTTTGCCGTACAGCTCAGCCATGACCACTTTCGGGTCAGTGCCGCACTTAATTGCATGAACGTGATCACGGTAGCCAGTAATCACGTAGTCGTGACCTGGACGTGCAGCCTCCATTACGCCGTTGCAACAAGCTTCTTGGCCAGGATAGAGGTGGAGGAATCCGCCAATTTTACGTTCTATATAAGCTTGATAGCAGCGCTCTTCAAAGCGGCGATGTAGCACCATTTCGCGCAACACGCGTTTTTTGTCGTCCAATGTCATTTATGTAATCCTTGCAAAAACCAGAGTTTAATATAACGCAAACCCTGTCATTATCTGATAAACCCAGTAACAGGTCAAAGTATCATCTGCATAATTGGGCAAAATAATTATGCCTATCACGGTTTTTTGGCTGAATAGGTTAAAATGTCAGGATTATTTCTTATTTGAAAGCGCTTATGTCAGGTAGCAGCATAGGTAATTTATTTTGTGTGACGTCTTTTGGTGAGTCGCATGGTGCAGCAATTGGGTGTGTGGTTGATGGTTGTCCACCAGGGATGGTATTGTCGACAGATGACATTCAAGCGGAGCTGGATAGACGTAAGCCGGGTACATCACGTCATGTTACACAGCGTCGTGAGTCGGATACAGTTGAAATTCTTTCGGGGGTATTTGAGGGTAAAACCACGGGCGCACCTATTGCCTTGTTGATACGCAATGAAGACCAGCGTAGTAAGGATTATGGCAATATTGCTGACACTTTTCGTCCAGGGCATGCTGATTATACGTATTGGCATAAATATGGCATACGTGATTATCGTGGCGGTGGGCGCTCATCTGCGCGCGAAACTGCGGTGCGTGTGGCCGCTGGCGCGATTGCGCGGAAATGGTTGTTAGAGCGCTATGGCGTCGTGATCCGTGGCTACATGTCACAATTAGGTCCGATCGAAATTCCATTCAAGTCATGGGATGCAGTAAGTGAAAATCCTTTTTTTGCCCCTAACACTGAGATTGTTCCTGAACTGGAAACTTATATGGATCAGCTGCGCAAATCAGGTGATTCTGTAGGTGCGAAAATTAGTGTGGTTGCAGAAAATGTGCCTGTGGGCTGGGGTGAGCCTGTTTATGACAGGCTGGATGCAGATTTGGCTTATGCGCTGATGAGTATCAATGCGGTAAAAGGTGTAGAAATAGGCGCGGGCTTTGATTCTGTTACGCAAAAGGGTTCTGAGCATGGTGATGAGTTAACCCCAGTGGGCTTTTTATCTAATCATGCTGGCGGCGTGTTGGGTGGTATTTCAACAGGTCAGGATATTATTGCGCATATTGCTATTAAGCCTACTTCCAGCATACGTCTACCCCGTAACTCTATAGATAAGGCAGGTAATCCTGTTCTGGTGGAAACGCATGGACGTCACGATCCGTGTGTGGGCATACGCGCAACGCCAATTGCTGAAGCTATGTTAGCTATCGTATTGATAGATCACGCTCTCAGACATCGCGGGCAATGCGCTGATGTGGTGGTTGATACGCCACGTATTGCAGGAAAGGTTAAGTAAGTAGTAAAGCACGATGGCATTTCTTGCCACCGTGCTATTTTTGTAGCATGAAAGTTTCGTATTCTAGAATAGCCATTTTTTTATCCAGCCAATACATCCCAGTCACGACACTGATAAGCAGTGATAACGCAAACCCGTATCCATACCATGTAGCGCCTAAATAGAGACTAATCAGACTGAATATTAAATTCAGTCCTGCAAACAGGGCGGTTAAAGCCAAAGCAATGTGGCGCTTGTCCAGATAAAACAACACATTCATGATGCCCAGAAAAACCACCTGTAAACCTGCTGCGACTACGTCTATATAAAGTAAAGACAAATAATATTGTGATATGCCTATCAGATTAAGGATGGCAGGTGCGGCAACAAAAATAATCAGTACGGCTATAGTCTGTATTTTAATGATTTCAAAAATGCCTAATCGCGCTGTTGATACCATTTCATCGCGCATTTCTTCTATGTAATTCAATGTGCCACCATCCCTGACTGCATCATAGAATTTTTGGTAGTACTCAACAAAGTCGGTTTCCATACGCACTAAAAACACAGCCATACCTGGAATAATCGACAAATATGCGAGGAAAATAGGTAAATCGTAGATCAGTGATGCATTAAATATGCCTATGACGTGTTGGCCTGTGGTTGGTGTGTACCAGAATAGATACTTGTCTATCCATACGCCCAAGTTAAAGAAGAACCCTGTCCAGATTAAAGACGTGAACATGCGTTTCTTGCGCAAAAAATCAAACTCTATAAATCGGTCAGATGGATAAGAGCTGATAATGAGTAATGCCATGCCACTGAATAAGACAAAGTGACCCAGTAATACCCCCATTAGTAATCCATTAAGTCCTGCGCCACGTAACAGGATGGCACCTAAAACAGCGATGCTGTACCCCAGTGTGTAGAGGACTAAAATGGCTTTATAATTTTTCATGCCGGATAGAAAGATTGTGGCTATCCATATGTTACATAGCACGACGAAGTTAGCGATGAGCAAAATTCGATAAATGGCATTTTGCTGTGGAAAAGCAAACAGGGCGAGTAATATGCCGACGATACCTGCTACCGCTGTTGTAACAAATAGCGCACCAATAAAGTTGGGCAGAATGACTGAAATGTCTTTTTCAAACAATCTATCGGCAATGTAACGGGTAAAACTGAGTTGTAAAAAGCCTGTGAGTATCAGGCTCATGGCAATGAGATGGGTGATGGTCACTTGAAATTGGGTGATGAGTACGTGAGGTAAAACCACACCTAAACTCATTAAACCAATAATGAGTACGCCCAGTATTGATAATACCCAGGGGCCAGAACCGATTATGCCAGCATAGGTATAGGCAGTGAACAGCGATAGATAACTGTCACGGCGTAATATTTTTTTAATTTCAAACCCTATGCCAGCCATTAAATCTCACCTAGCGCTTGTTGGTAAACTTGCTTGTAATCATTAAACATTAGTGTCTGTGTGTAATAGCGCTCCACTCGGGCAATGGCGGCTTGTTGTGCCGGGAACCAGTTTTCTGGGCGCAATAACTCGATTGCGGCTGCTGCCATGGCTTGTGGATCAGCAATGCGGACGACAGCACCTGAGGCACCCAAGGCTTGATCTTCAGGAGTCAAACCATAGATCAGTTGTCGGCATGAGCCAACGTCCGTGGTGAGTGCAGGCACACCCGCTGCGTAGCCTTCCAATAGCACTAAAGGTAAGGCTTCACTAATGGATGAGAGTACGACTAAGCCTACTTTTTCCAGGACGACTTCGACCTTTTGAAAACCAAGGAATTTGACTTTGTCGGTTAAACCTAAACTCGCACACAGGTTATGACATTCCTCGGCATAGCCCGGATCTTCATCTTCTGGACCAGCTATCCAGGCTTCCGCTTCAGGTATGCGGTTGACTACGCTGCGCATCATACGAATAAAAGTTTTAACATCTTTTATCGAGACCACCCGGCCAATTAAACATAATATGGGTGGTGGGACAGCAGGGCGCTTGGCACGTACTGGCTGGAAACGAGCTAAGTCGATACCGTTAGGAATGACCCGTGTACGCTCAGCGGGTGCGCCATCGAGAATTTGGCGCTGACGATTGGCTTCATATAGCGCGGTAATGATGTCGGCATGGTGATAACAAAGTTTTCCTAGTGAGGTATAAAAACGCATCCACAATTCGCGGAAATAACTGACTTCAGTAGGATCTTTTTCAAAAATGTTGCGATTGTCGGAAATCCATTCACTTTGGTATAAATCGATTTTACGTTCTTTGGTATAAATGCCATGTTCAGAGAGTATTAATGGTTTTCCCGTACGGTTTTTCAGCATCGCCCC encodes:
- the pdhA gene encoding pyruvate dehydrogenase (acetyl-transferring) E1 component subunit alpha; the protein is MTLDDKKRVLREMVLHRRFEERCYQAYIERKIGGFLHLYPGQEACCNGVMEAARPGHDYVITGYRDHVHAIKCGTDPKVVMAELYGKETGCSKGRGGSMHVFDVAHRFMGGYALVGGPFPLAAGIAKGIQMKGGDEISICFLGDAANNQGVFHETLNMAKVWNLPVLFVCENNQYGIGTSIQRSTAVLDQYKRACAYNIEAAQCDGQDIDTVYEYAKTAVDYVRSGKGPYFLELMTYRYRGHSMSDSRGYRSREEEEEWKLRDPINILRDKLIAAGALSMDEFTAIEKATDDYIENDVMKFAEESPEPNVADLEKYVLA
- the aroC gene encoding chorismate synthase; this translates as MSGSSIGNLFCVTSFGESHGAAIGCVVDGCPPGMVLSTDDIQAELDRRKPGTSRHVTQRRESDTVEILSGVFEGKTTGAPIALLIRNEDQRSKDYGNIADTFRPGHADYTYWHKYGIRDYRGGGRSSARETAVRVAAGAIARKWLLERYGVVIRGYMSQLGPIEIPFKSWDAVSENPFFAPNTEIVPELETYMDQLRKSGDSVGAKISVVAENVPVGWGEPVYDRLDADLAYALMSINAVKGVEIGAGFDSVTQKGSEHGDELTPVGFLSNHAGGVLGGISTGQDIIAHIAIKPTSSIRLPRNSIDKAGNPVLVETHGRHDPCVGIRATPIAEAMLAIVLIDHALRHRGQCADVVVDTPRIAGKVK
- the pelG gene encoding exopolysaccharide Pel transporter PelG, whose translation is MAGIGFEIKKILRRDSYLSLFTAYTYAGIIGSGPWVLSILGVLIIGLMSLGVVLPHVLITQFQVTITHLIAMSLILTGFLQLSFTRYIADRLFEKDISVILPNFIGALFVTTAVAGIVGILLALFAFPQQNAIYRILLIANFVVLCNIWIATIFLSGMKNYKAILVLYTLGYSIAVLGAILLRGAGLNGLLMGVLLGHFVLFSGMALLIISSYPSDRFIEFDFLRKKRMFTSLIWTGFFFNLGVWIDKYLFWYTPTTGQHVIGIFNASLIYDLPIFLAYLSIIPGMAVFLVRMETDFVEYYQKFYDAVRDGGTLNYIEEMRDEMVSTARLGIFEIIKIQTIAVLIIFVAAPAILNLIGISQYYLSLLYIDVVAAGLQVVFLGIMNVLFYLDKRHIALALTALFAGLNLIFSLISLYLGATWYGYGFALSLLISVVTGMYWLDKKMAILEYETFMLQK
- the pelF gene encoding GT4 family glycosyltransferase PelF, with amino-acid sequence MSFPTADSADIALLLEGTFPYVSGGVSSWVNQIIRAYPEYRFAVVFLGSRPQDYGDMKYTLPDNVVHVEAHYLHGTHTPPLVQANAGNDAVIAQVASLHKVFRSSQGNTACAFGQLAELLKRGEIDEEFFLYSQTAWQFITHNYREHCTDPSFIDYFWTVRAMHEPIWVMARIAANLIPVRAYHTISTGYAGFLGAMLKNRTGKPLILSEHGIYTKERKIDLYQSEWISDNRNIFEKDPTEVSYFRELWMRFYTSLGKLCYHHADIITALYEANRQRQILDGAPAERTRVIPNGIDLARFQPVRAKRPAVPPPILCLIGRVVSIKDVKTFIRMMRSVVNRIPEAEAWIAGPEDEDPGYAEECHNLCASLGLTDKVKFLGFQKVEVVLEKVGLVVLSSISEALPLVLLEGYAAGVPALTTDVGSCRQLIYGLTPEDQALGASGAVVRIADPQAMAAAAIELLRPENWFPAQQAAIARVERYYTQTLMFNDYKQVYQQALGEI